A DNA window from Takifugu flavidus isolate HTHZ2018 chromosome 15, ASM371156v2, whole genome shotgun sequence contains the following coding sequences:
- the eif2b3 gene encoding translation initiation factor eIF-2B subunit gamma: MELQAVLMAAGGGSRMTDLTYNTPKAMLPVGNKPLIWYPLNLLERVGFEEVIVITTKEVQKMMSTDPKMKLDMRIKLDVECIQDDSDMGTADALRHIQRKIKTDVLVVSCDLITDVALHEVVDLFRAHNATMAMLMSRAHEFTETVPGQKGKKKTAEQRDFVGVDETGTRLLFMANEADLEDGLSIRNSILRKHPKMLLRTGLVDAHLYCLKKAVLDFLADNKFISSIRGELVPYLVRKQFSKMTNFQKSKDDTAEQKNQKLKEGSTNHELLISSRDERLLQLAQERSCWNDHRGDMCEVYHGGTLRCYVHVVDQGLCYRVNTLAAYMEANRSAPKLCEEPPVHQSAVVSERCQMGSDSIIGAQCQIADKTSIKRSTIGNGTTVRERVKVTNSIIMHGVTVEEGCNIHGSVICSNAVIGRGADLKYCLVGNGQRIQAEAERTNEVIVGTDQLMEI; the protein is encoded by the exons ATGGAGCTCCAGGCCGTGTTGATGGCGGCCGGTGGCGGTTCTCGAATGACTGACCTGACCTACAACACCCCCAAAGCCATGTTACCTGTAGGCAACAAACCCCTCATCTGGTACCCGCTGAACCTGCTGGAGAGAGTGGGCTTTGAGG AGGTGATTGTGATCACCACCAAAGAAGTCCAGAAGATGATGAGCACCGACCCAAAAATGAAGTTGGACATGAGGATAAAGCTGGATGTTGAATGTATCCAGGACGACTCGGACATGGGCACGGCCGACGCCCTCAGACACATCCAGCGGAAGATCAAG ACGGACGTCCTGGTGGTGAGCTGTGACCTGATCACGGACGTGGCGCTCCATGAGGTGGTGGATCTGTTCAGAGCCCACAATGCTACGATGGCCATGCTAATGAGTAGAGCTCACGAGTTCACAGAGACGGTCCCAGGCCAGAAGGGCAAGAAGAAGACGG CCGAGCAGAGAGACTTTGTGGGGGTGGACGAGACCGGGAccaggctgctgttcatggcCAACGAGGCTGACCTGGAAGATGGGCTGTCCATTCGGAATTCCATCTTGAGGAA ACATCCCAAGATGCTCCTGAGAACCGGCCTGGTGGACGCTCACCTCTACTGCCTGAAAAAGGCTGTGCTGGACTTTCTCGCTGACAACAA GTTCATTTCATCCATCCGTGGTGAGTTGGTACCCTATTTGGTGAGGAAGCAGTTTTCTAAAATGACCAATTTTCAGAAAAGCAAAGATGATACAGCTGAGCAGAAGAACCAGAAACTGAAGGAAGGTTCCACCAACCACG AGCTGCTCATCTCCTCACGGGACGAGCGTCTCCTGCAGCTGGCTCAGGAGCGCTCCTGCTGGAATGACCATCGTGGCGACATGTGCGAGGTCTACCACGGAGGCACGCTCCGATGCTACGTCCACGTCGTGGACCAGGGCCTCTGCTACCGCGTCAACACGCTGGCCGCTTACATGGAGGCCAACAGATCG GCCCCAAAGCTGTGTGAGGAGCCGCCGGTCCATCAGTCTGCTGTGGTTTCAGAGAGATGTCAG atggGATCAGACAGCATCATCGGAGCTCAGTGCCAGATTGCCGACAAGACGTCCATAAAGCGGTCGACCATTGGGAACGGCACCACCGTCAGAGAGAGGGTGAAGGTGACCAACTCCATCATCATGCACGGTGTCACCGTTGAAGAGGG GTGCAACATTCATGGCAGTGTGATCTGCAGCAACGCCGTCATCGGCCGAGGAGCCGACCTGAAGTACTGTCTGGTGGGGAACGGCCAGAGGATCCAGGCAGAAG CTGAGAGGACGAACGAGGTCATCGTGGGGACTGATCAGCTGATGGAGATCTAG